One Candidatus Delongbacteria bacterium genomic window carries:
- a CDS encoding flagellar hook-length control protein FliK, with the protein MIGLPVIPAGGQASMTEAPLKSGGNAQAENPDGTQTVAASFAQQLAGLLNSPAVPQPHATTGIEEARAASKAAADRRKPEGPSARAALARQGSGFRLPEGRTIPLILLPQRRGALLFRLPETSLLGRTEAAGLASRLAHAGSVSQKVTPTVPALKLPGMVQTRRVPAAPRVEIPDVPVPGALAGNAVADTGVRSAASFKALVAEAGDSRMEVRDLRGLLDTLCGQIRFLVGEGKEKSEALIQLKPPELGTLQLSLEQRDGGVQIRILVEHPEPRRRIEQALGELKDQLAASGIRLDKVDLLSSGETRHEQANPDNRDGQSQGRQPGRDPRQSGWQLARDRMESAFQETLAAQQREETP; encoded by the coding sequence ATGATCGGACTTCCCGTGATCCCCGCCGGTGGGCAGGCCAGCATGACCGAGGCTCCCCTGAAGAGCGGCGGCAACGCTCAGGCCGAGAACCCGGATGGCACCCAGACCGTGGCCGCCAGCTTCGCCCAGCAGCTGGCCGGACTGCTGAACTCGCCCGCCGTGCCACAGCCCCATGCCACGACCGGTATCGAGGAAGCACGCGCCGCCAGCAAGGCCGCCGCCGATCGCAGGAAACCCGAAGGCCCCTCCGCGCGGGCCGCGCTGGCCCGCCAGGGCAGCGGATTTCGCCTGCCCGAAGGCAGGACGATTCCCCTGATCCTGCTGCCCCAGCGGCGGGGAGCCCTGCTGTTCCGCCTGCCCGAAACCAGTCTGCTGGGGCGAACCGAAGCCGCCGGCCTGGCTTCCCGACTGGCACACGCAGGAAGCGTGAGCCAGAAGGTGACCCCGACGGTCCCGGCGCTGAAACTGCCGGGAATGGTCCAGACCCGGCGAGTCCCGGCCGCCCCGCGGGTCGAGATTCCCGACGTACCGGTACCTGGAGCACTTGCGGGGAACGCCGTCGCTGACACGGGTGTGCGCTCTGCGGCAAGTTTCAAGGCTCTGGTGGCCGAGGCCGGCGACTCACGCATGGAAGTGCGTGACCTGCGCGGCCTGCTGGATACGCTCTGCGGCCAGATCCGCTTTCTGGTGGGCGAAGGCAAGGAGAAGAGCGAAGCCCTGATCCAGCTCAAACCGCCCGAACTGGGCACTCTGCAGCTGAGTCTGGAGCAGCGCGATGGCGGAGTCCAGATCCGGATTCTGGTGGAGCACCCGGAACCCCGGCGCCGCATCGAGCAGGCTCTGGGCGAACTGAAGGACCAGCTGGCAGCCAGCGGAATCCGCCTGGACAAGGTGGACCTGCTCTCCAGCGGCGAAACCCGTCACGAACAGGCCAACCCGGACAACCGGGACGGCCAGTCCCAGGGACGGCAACCCGGGCGTGATCCACGCCAGTCAGGCTGGCAGCTGGCGCGCGACCGCATGGAATCGGCCTTCCAGGAAACCCTGGCGGCCCAGCAACGGGAGGAGACCCCATGA
- a CDS encoding flagellar hook-basal body complex protein, with translation MLRSLYTGVAGLRNQQTKLEVVGNNVANANTTGFKRSRVNLQDSFSQTLRDATGPSDASQGRNPLQVGLGSSVGSIDRIHEQGSLELTGQVTDLALMGRGYFMTEDNGRTMYTRNGAFVFNALGTLVDAGGNSVMGLMADASGNFGPLADYGAITLPLGMKEEPQATGRVMFRSNLDADASQSTASLLAGNTANASSVSGTTTAGVGGSLDVTVVNTISQGLQDTTRTTADLQSPLSTWISDSSLLDQLTSLRVQEGESSDRSVSLDGLTLDSTLEDLLTRMENQIPGFGWNTQSGTLQLVGEVWGAGNSLEITGAALDSALGAPVSLQGTGELMASGSFLAVDGQTQSFSLGPITEVTSSSSGAVSQLELPNGLMIESASGGFTDGSFSLEIQPTSHSTSITVYDSLGTPWPLDVTFTRSSEDNTWLWNADVAGATISGGGSGSVSFDSAGNLATFTYDGGASGLSFLPTGGAAEVTLVLDPGTIGSNNGITQSSRDFSTQAYAQDGFAMGMLEQLEIQEDGTVVGAFTNGHSRTLAQLVLADFANEQGLTAAGESAYVANGASGQARLIQAGLNNSTSIQSGYLEMSNADLTREFTEMIVAQRGYQAAAKIITTADTLLDEVIRIKR, from the coding sequence ATGCTGAGATCTTTGTACACGGGAGTCGCCGGCTTGCGCAACCAGCAGACCAAGCTGGAAGTGGTGGGCAACAACGTGGCCAACGCCAACACGACGGGCTTCAAGCGCAGTCGGGTGAATCTGCAGGACAGTTTCTCCCAGACCCTGCGGGACGCCACCGGCCCCTCGGATGCCAGCCAGGGCCGCAATCCGCTGCAGGTGGGTCTGGGCTCCAGCGTGGGCTCGATCGACCGGATCCACGAACAGGGCAGCCTGGAACTGACCGGGCAGGTCACCGACCTGGCCCTGATGGGGCGGGGCTACTTCATGACCGAAGACAACGGGCGCACCATGTACACGCGCAACGGCGCCTTCGTCTTCAATGCCCTGGGCACGCTGGTGGATGCGGGCGGCAATTCGGTGATGGGCCTGATGGCCGATGCCTCGGGCAATTTCGGCCCGCTGGCCGATTACGGGGCGATCACATTGCCACTGGGCATGAAGGAAGAACCCCAGGCCACCGGTCGCGTGATGTTCCGCAGCAATCTGGACGCCGATGCCAGCCAGTCCACCGCCTCGCTGCTGGCGGGCAACACGGCCAACGCCAGTTCGGTGAGTGGCACCACCACCGCCGGTGTGGGTGGCAGCCTGGATGTGACCGTGGTCAACACGATCAGCCAGGGCCTCCAGGATACCACCCGGACCACCGCGGATCTGCAGTCTCCTCTGAGCACCTGGATCAGCGACTCCAGTCTGCTGGACCAGCTGACCAGCCTGCGCGTGCAGGAAGGGGAAAGCTCGGACCGCAGCGTGAGTCTGGACGGGCTGACCCTGGACTCGACCCTCGAGGACCTGCTGACGCGCATGGAAAACCAGATTCCCGGCTTTGGCTGGAACACGCAGTCGGGAACCCTGCAGCTGGTGGGCGAGGTCTGGGGCGCGGGCAACAGTCTCGAGATCACCGGTGCGGCGCTCGACTCGGCCCTTGGCGCTCCCGTGTCCCTTCAGGGAACGGGCGAGCTGATGGCCAGCGGCAGTTTTCTGGCCGTGGACGGCCAGACCCAGAGCTTTTCCCTGGGACCGATCACCGAGGTCACCAGCAGCAGCAGCGGAGCGGTGAGCCAGCTGGAGCTGCCCAACGGCCTGATGATCGAGTCGGCCAGTGGCGGGTTCACCGACGGCAGTTTCAGCCTGGAAATCCAGCCCACGAGTCACAGCACCTCGATCACGGTGTACGACAGTCTGGGCACGCCCTGGCCTCTGGACGTGACCTTCACCCGCTCTTCCGAGGACAACACCTGGCTCTGGAACGCCGATGTGGCTGGCGCCACGATCAGTGGGGGCGGCAGCGGCAGCGTATCCTTTGACAGCGCGGGCAATCTGGCCACGTTCACCTACGATGGCGGAGCCAGTGGCCTCAGTTTCCTGCCGACGGGCGGGGCGGCCGAAGTGACTCTCGTGCTGGACCCCGGCACCATCGGCAGCAACAACGGCATCACCCAGAGTTCGCGAGACTTCAGCACCCAGGCCTACGCCCAGGATGGGTTCGCGATGGGCATGCTCGAGCAGCTGGAAATCCAGGAAGACGGCACCGTCGTGGGCGCCTTCACCAATGGGCACAGCCGCACGCTGGCCCAACTGGTGCTGGCCGACTTCGCCAACGAGCAGGGCCTGACCGCCGCGGGCGAGAGTGCCTACGTGGCCAACGGGGCCAGCGGGCAGGCCCGTCTGATCCAGGCCGGACTCAACAACAGCACCTCGATCCAGTCCGGCTATCTGGAAATGTCCAACGCCGACCTGACCCGGGAATTCACCGAGATGATCGTGGCCCAGCGTGGATACCAGGCCGCGGCCAAGATCATCACCACGGCCGATACCCTGCTGGACGAAGTCATCCGGATCAAGCGCTAG